The genomic stretch CTCTACCCCATCGCGACCCGGCTCCTGGCCCGCCTGCTCGGCCGCGAAGCCTCCGCACCCGTCGTCCTCGGACTCTGGCAGGTCGCCCGAAACCCCGGCCACTCAGCCCGCCTCGCCCTCCTGCTCGCTCTCGCTATCGCCGTCGGTACCTTCGCCGCCAGTTACGCAACCACCGCCTCCGCCACCTTCGAGGAGCGCGCCCGCTTCCAGGCCGGCGCCGGCCTCCGCGCCGTCTCCACCGGCAGCGCCGACCTCGGCCAGGACGGCGCCGCCGCCGACGCACTCCTGCGCGAAAGGACTGGTGTCCCGCTGGCGTCAGCCGTCCTCCGCCTGCCTGCCGGGCCCGCGGCCGCCGGGCTGAGCGGCCGCACGTTCCAGGCACTCGGCGTCAACCCCGACGATGCCCCGCTCCTCCTCTGGTTCCGCGACGACTTCGCCGCACGCCCGCTCCGCGACCTCATGGCCGCCCTCGGCCCGCCCGAGCCGCTCCGCGGCATCCAGCTCCCGCCGGGCACCACGGCGATCTCGGTCGATGTTCGTGCCTCCTCCACCCCGAACCAGATGACCCTCTGGGCACGCGTCCGCGACGCCGCCGGGTACCACCAGCTCATCGAGTTCGGCACCATCGAACCCGGCGACTGGCGGACCCTCAGTGCACCCATTGCCCGCGCCTACGAGGGCCAGCTGCCCGAACCGCTCATCCTCGCCGGCCTCGTCATCACCGAACCGGGCAACCGCTTCAACACCCTCGAACTCACCATCCAGTTCGACAACCTGACCGCAACCACCACCGCCGGCGTCGCCACGGTCCTCGACACGTTCGATGGTCCCAATCCCGGCTGGACGCCGTTCCCGGCGCGCCTGAACGTGCCCGACGTCTTTGAGCTCGCAGCCGGTGATTCCCGCCCCGGCCAGGTCGGCCGTCTCCGCCGTGCGCCGGGCCAGAGTACCGAGATCTGGGGCCTCGTTCGCACCCAGTCGTACGTTCCCCTCCCGGTCATCGCGACACGCTCCTTCGTCGACGCAACCGGGCTCGCGGTCGGAGCCGCGGGGATGGTCGCAGTCGCCAACGTCACCGTGCCGATTCGCGTCGTCGGCGAGGTCGAAGCCTTCCCCACCCTCCCGTCCGCGGCCGGACCCGGCATCGTGTTCAACCGCGACCAGCTCATCAGCTGGCTCGGGCTGGCGGGCTCGTCGGCGCCCCGCGGCTTCAACGAGGCGTGGCTCGAGCCGCCCGGCGGCGCCGATGTCGCTGCGCTCGAGCAGGTCCTTCGCGGCGAGCCGTTCAGCTTTGGCCTCGTCACCAACCGCGACCGCGAACTCGCCCGCCTCCAGCGGAACCCGCTCATCTCCGCCGGCGGGGCCGGTATCCTCTACCTCTCCTTCGGCGCTGTCCTCCTGCTCGTCGCAGTTGCGCTCCTCGTCTCGCTCTGGCTCGTCGTCCGGCGGCGGCGAACCCAGTTCGCCGTCCTCCGCTCGCTCGGCCTTTCGCGGGGCGGCGTTGCCCGCGTCCTCGCCGTCGAATACGCGTTCGTCGCTGTCGTCGGCGTCCTCGCAGGGACGATGCTCGGCCGGCAGGTCGCTGCCCGCATGCTCTCCTTCCTCGACGTCGACGAAGCCGGGCGTCGCGCCGAGCCCTCCTACCTCCTCCGCACCGACTGGCTGCTCGTCTCCGGCAGCCTCGCCGCGGTCGGGCTCGCATTCCTCCTTGCGCTCGTCGTCGCCGTGCGCCTCATCGCCCGGACCTCCGACGCCCAGGCGCTCCGCACCGAATAGCCGCTACTCCCCGCGCATCACCAGCAGGCCCCGGCCCGGGTCGGGCCGCCCGTCGCGGTCCAACAGCACGCCCACCCGGTCGCCCGGCCGAATGTCGTCAACCTCCACCTCCCGAACGCGGAACACCGGTGCGCCTTCCCCAGGCCAGGCGGTTGCCTCGCCGGCCCCGGTCCGGATGACCGCGCGACCCTCCTCGACCCGTACCACCGTTCCCACGACCATCGGCAACGCGAACCGTTCCCCGAGCGCCTCGTGCCCGCCGAACGGCCCCGCCGGCCCGGGGCTGCCGGGGTCGCCCACGATGATCGCCCGGATTGCAGCGTTCCGCACCTCGTTCGGCACCCCGATGATGGCGATCGCCGCGCCGGTTTGCACAGCGTCCGCATCAGCGGGTTCGAGCCGCCACGCGCGCGTTTCCGCCCCGACCGGAAGCTCCGACACACTTCCGCCTGAGACGACCAGCCGTCCCGGCTCGACCCGCTCGACCGTGAAAGTCGCATAGGCCGCGATCCGCGGTAGCTGCATGGCCCCGGGCGTTGGCGGAGCGTCTCCGCTCCCGGTCTGCCGGGCCGCTGCAACGACCGCCGCGAGCGCAGCCAGCACAAACACCGCGGCCCCGACCGGCAGCACCAGCTGCCGCACTGCCGCGAAACTGGCCCGGGTGCTGCTCCGTTCCACCCCCGCTACCCTGGACGACCCGCGCCGCCTACGCTTCCTCGATCGTTACCCGGGTAATCGTCACCGGGTTTACGGGCCGGTCCTGCGGACCCCGCGGCGCCGTCGCAATAGCATCCAGCACCTCTTCACCGCCCGTCAGCTGCCCGAAGATGGTGTAGTTCGGCGGCAGCGGGTAGTCCGCATGCATGATGAAAAACTGGCTGCCGTTCGTGTTCGGCCCCGCGTTCGCCATCGCGATGGTGCCCCGCAGGTATGGCCGGGTCACCGGCTCATCCTCGAACCGGTAGCCCGGGCCGCCCCGTCCTGTTCCGGTCGGGTCGCCGCCCTGGATAACGAACCCCGGGATGACCCGGTGGAAAATGACCCCGTCGTAAAACCCCTGCCGCGCGAGGAAGACAAAGTTGTTCACCGTCTTCGGCGCCTCCGCCGGGAAGAACTCCGCCGTCATCGTCCCTGCCGTCGTCTCGATCGTCGCCCGGTACGTCTTCGCCGGGTCGATCACCATCGCCGGCGGCTGTGCCCACTGTTTCGCCATCGCCAAACCTCCTCAGCGTTTCCTCAAGCCTACGTCAGTCTCGCCCGTTCGGCTTCCTTCCCCAGGGTCGGGGCACGAAACTGGGCTCACCCACCCGTTCGAAACATCCGCGGCGGCCGCCAGCCTCTACGCCGCCTTCGATGTCCAGGCCGGCCGCGCGGCCGCGGACATCTACCGCTTCGTCTGCGGCTGAACAACAGACCTCGCCTCAGACCCGCTGCTCCCGGACCCCCTGGGGCACCAGCGCGTCGCTGACGCTCCCCAGCCACTCCTGGATCCAGGGCTCCTCCGCCCGGTGGGGCAGCGCCCGGAGGATGTCCCGGGTGTGGGTCGGGTCGTGGATCGCCACTCCCCAGAGCAGCCCGCCGAACCGCACCCTCGAGGGCGGAATGCCGAGTGCCTTCCGGTCGCCCCCGTAGAGGATCTCCTGGTCGAGATGGGCATCAGTGAACTCCGCCACCGCCCGCAGCAGCCGCTCCCGGTGCGTCGCCGCCTCGGCCAGCAGCTCCTCGATGCCGCGCTCCGCCCGCGACCGCACCGCCGCCTCGTTCCAGTCGTCGATATCGAACGGGTTCGGGATCGGCGTATCCGGCAGCGGCGCCTGCCGCCCAACCATCGCCGCAAACCGCGGCACAATCAGCCCATCGATCGTGCACAGGTGGGCGATGTAGTCCTTCACCGTCCAGTGGCTTCCCGGCACGGTACGCTGCAGCTCCTCCGGAGTGAGCTGGCGGCAAAGGTGCTCAAACTGCCGGCGATGCCGGTTGAACTCGTCGATGACGAGCTGGACGCGCATGTTCATTCGTCGTTCCTCCCGGCTCCGGACTCTACCGGCCCCCGCCAGCGGCCGCCAGTTCGCCTCCGCCCTCGGTCCGTGGAACAATTGCCGGCGTGGCCCCTCAGCCCGTCCTTCTCCGCAACGTCGCCGTCTTCGATGACGTCGCCCGCACGTTCCGGCGGGGCCTGTCCGTTTTCTGCCGTGAGGGCCGCATCGACCGCATCCTCGCCGAACCGCTGTCGGACGTCCCTGCTGGGGCGCTCGTCATCGACGGGCAGGGCCGCTTCCTCGTACCGGGCCTCATCGACTGCCATGTCCACCTCACCTCCGGTGGCGACCCCAACGAACTGGCCGCCATCCGCACCGAGCCCCTCGCCATCCGCGCCTGGAAGGCCGAGCGCAACGCCGCAGCAACCGTCCGCGCCGGCGTGACCACGGTCCGCGACCTCGGTGCAGCCGACCACCTCAACATCCACCTGGCGCGAGCCGTCGATGCCGGCCTGCTCGAAGGTCCGCGCATCCTCGCCGCTGGCTACGGCGTCACGATGACCGGCGGCCACGGCCACGGCTTCATCGCCGTCGAAGCCGACGGCCCCGACGACGTTCGCAAGAAGGTCCGCGAGCAGCTCCGCGCAGGTGCCGCGGCAATCAAGCTCTTCGCCAGCGGCGGCGTCATGACCCCAGGGGTCGACCCCCGCTCGCCGAGCTTCACCCTCGAAGAGCTCCGCGCCGGCGTCGAAGAGGCGCACAAGGCCTTCCGCGTCGTCGGCGCCCACGCCCAGGCCACCGATGGCATCAAGAACGCCATCCTCGCCGGGGTCGACTCCATCGAGCACGGTGTCTGGCTCGATGAAGAAGCCGTCGCCATGATGGTTGAGCGCGGGACGTACCTTGTTGCGACCCTCACCGCCCCCTGGCAGATCGCCCACCGCGGCGTCGAAGCCGGCGTCCCGGCCTACATGGTCGAAAAAGGATGGCAGGTCCTCGAATCCCACGAGCAGAGCTTCCGCGCGGCTGTCCGCGCCGGTGTCCGCATCGCCATGGGCACCGACCAGGGCACGCCGTTCAACCGCCCTGGCGAAAATGCCCAGGAGCTCCTGCGCATGGCTCGCCTCGGGCTCTCGAATGCCGCTGCCCTGCTCTCCGCAACCGCCTGGGCCGCCGACCTCCTCCGTCTCGCCGACCGCACCGGCCGCATCCGCGAAGGGCTCGATGCCGACCTCCTCCTGCTCGACCGCGACCCCCTCGTCGACCTCGCTGCGCTCGCCGAGCCCGATGCCATCCGTGTAATCCTCGCCCGCGGCACGATCATCCGTGCCGCCCTTCCCCTCACTACCCCCGAACCGGAGGCGCCATGAGCCAGTTCCAGAAGATCCTCGCACGCATCCAGCGCCGTGAAGGCCCGTCGATCGGCTTCGGCCGCGTCACGCGCGAGCAGCCCCGCGCCATGGCGCTTGTCGCTACCGTCCGCACTGCCGCCGAGGCCCGGGCCGCACTCGATGCCGGCGCCGATGCCGTCATCTTCCAGGCCGGCTCCGCCTCGCTCGCCGCCGCCCAGCTCCGCGAAATCGCCGGCCCGAAAGTCGCCGCCGGCGTCTCCCTGCCCGTCCTCTCTGTCGCCGAAGCCGAGGCGCTCCGCGAGGCCGGCTGCGATTTTGTCATCAGCCCGCTCGAAACCACCGACTCCGCCGCCGTCGACGTCGAGAAGATGGGCCATCTCGTCGCTGCCGGTGAATCCATCGAAGACAACACCCTCCGCGCCCTCGGCCCACTCGGCCTCGACGGCCTCTTCGTCCAGCGCGCCCACGGCCCCATGAAGCTCTCCGAGCAGCTCGGCCTCGTCCGCCTTTCCTCGTTCTCGAATACCGGCCTCGTCGTCACCGTCGACCTCGCCGCCTCGGCCGCCGACCTGCGCGTCCTCCGCGACTCCGGCGTCGTCGCCGTCGTCGCGCCCGAAGGCGCCAGCCCGGCCGACCTCGCTGCCCTCAACGAACGCCTCCGCTCCGTCCCGCCGCCCCGCAAGCCGCGCACCGATTCGACCCAGGTCGCCCTCGTCCCATCGCTCATCGGCGGGCACGGCCACGAGGAGGAAGAGGACGACGACGAGGAGGACTAGCGTGCCGCAGATTTCCGTCGAACGCTCCGGCAATGTCGCGACCATCACCATCACGAACCCGCCGCACGGGTTCATGGATGCCGCGACCGTCGCCGAACTCGATGCCGCCACCGCTGAACTCGACGCCGACCCGGCCGTCCGCGCCATCGTCATCACCGGCGGCGTCCCCGGCGTCTTCATCCGCCACTACTCCGTCCGCGAGCTGGAAACGCTCGCCCGCCAGCTCCGCGAACGGGGCGTCGCCGTCGACCCCGCCCGGCCGGTCCCCCCGCGCGACATCGACCGCGTCTTCGGATGGCTCGAAGCGACGTCCCGTCCGGTCATCGCGGCCATCAACGGCTTCGCTATGGGGGGCGGGTTTGAACTCGCACTCTCGTGCGACCTGCGCATCGCCGAAGAAGGCCAGTACGAGGTCGGCCTGCCCGAAGTGCGCCTCGGCATCCTCCCCGGCGCCGGCGGAACCCAGAAGCTTCCCGCGCTCGTCGGCACAGCCCGCGCCCTCGAAATGACCCTCCGCGGCCGCACCGTCGGTCCCGCCGAAGCGCATCGCCTCGGGCTGGTCCACGAGCTGGTCCCGGCGGGCCGCGCCCTCGAGCGGGCACACCAGCTCGCCGCCGAAATCGCTGCCCTGCCGGCGCGCGCCGTCGCCCATATCAAGCGGCTGGTGCGCACCGCCGGTGCCGTCCCCCGCGACGAAGGGCTCGCCCTCGAACGCACCCTCTTCCTCGACCTCCTCCTCTCCGACGAGGCGCTCGAACGCATGACGCGGATGAACGCCGATGACCGCGACATCCGCGACGTCTGACGCCCAGGCCGCCCGCGAAGCCCTCGCCGCGTGGTACGCCGCCAACGGCCGCCACGATCTGCCCTGGCGGCAAATCCGCGACCCCTACGCGGTCCTCGTTTCCGAGGTCATGCTCCAGCAAACCCAGGTCGAACGCGTGCTCCCGTACTACCACGCCTGGCTCGAGCGCTGGCCCACGTTCGATGCCCTGGCCGCTGCCGCCCCCGCCGACGTTATCACCGCCTGGCGCGGGCTCGGCTACAACCGCCGTGCGCTCGCCCTCCGCGCTGCCGCCCGGGCCGTCGTTGAAAGCCACGCCGGCGCCTTCCCCTGGGAGCCTCGCGAGCTGCTTGCCCTCCCCGGCGTGGGACCCTACACAGCAGCAGCCCTCCGCGCCTTCGTTCGCGATGAGCCCGTAGCCGTCCTCGATACCAACATCGCCCGTGTGGTAGCGCGCTTCGTCCTGGGCGCCCCATCCCAGCGCGAGATACCGGCCCACCGGCTCCGGGCTGCTGCCGAAGCCCTCCTTCCTCGCACCGGTGTCCGCGACCACAACCTCGCGCTCATGGACCTCGGCGCCCTGGTCTGCACCGCGCGCAATCCGGACTGCGGCGGGTGCCCGCTCGCACTGGCTTGCGCCTGGCGGGCTTCCGGCTGCCCGCCGCCCGAAGCCTCCGCACGCCGGCCTGCTGTCCGATTTGAAACGACTGCCCGCTTCGCCCGCGGCCGCCTCGTCGACCGCCTCCGCAGCGGCCCCGCAGACGAGGCGGAGCTCGCCGCCATCCTGCCCGAACCCCACCGCCCCCGGCTCGCCGAATATCTCGCCGCCCTCGAGGCGGAAGGGCTCGTAGCAGCGACCGGTGGCGGTCTCTGGGCCCTCCCGGTTTAGGTCCCTTCCTGCCAGCTCGAGAGGTAGCGCTGCTGCTCCTCGGTCAGGTAGTCGATCTGGACGCCCATCGCGTGCAGCTTCAGCCGCGCGATCTCTTCGTCCACTTCGTGCGGAATCTCATAGACCTTCTTCTCGAGCTTCTGCGCGTTCTGCGCGATCCACTCAGCACCCAGCGCCTGGTTCGCGAACGACATATCCATAACTGCCGCCGGGTGCCCCTCGGCCGCTGCCAGGTTCACCAGCCGCCCCTCGCCCAGCAGGTACAGCTTTCGCCCGTCCTGCAGCCGGTACTCGTCCACCGAGGGCCGCACCTGCCGCTTCCCCTCGCTCATCGCCTGGAGCGCCTTCAGATTGATTTCGCTGTCGAAGTGGCCGCTGTTGGCGAGGATGGCGCCGTCCTTCATCGCTTCGAGGTGCTGCCGGTCAATCACGTTGATGTCGCCCGTCAGCGTCACGAAGATGTCGCCAACCTTCGCCGCCTCGGCCATCGGCATCACCCGGTAGCCGTCCATCACCGCCTCCAGCGCCTTCACCGGGTCGACCTCCGTCACGATCACCTGTGCGCCCATGCCCCGCGCCCTCGATGCCACGCCCCGTCCGCACCAGCCATACCCGGCCACCACGAACACCTTCCCGGCGAGCAGAATGTTCGTCGCCCGGATGATGCCGTCGACGGTCGACTGG from Tepidiforma thermophila encodes the following:
- a CDS encoding FtsX-like permease family protein encodes the protein MRNALATWRLFSRRSGRNWRLLAVLALGMLMAASLLAAAPIYARTMADLGLTFTVRDRLGEAPGNRVTFPWVPLGTPEGAALREAVERRIDQRIGWFSPSQSRVLVGPRFFVALPGESLNPQAPIGQLQSLTGYEEHVTVLEGVLPRPSAPGRAIEVAISRDAARAARLAVGQRIALVEDFDTCAREIPREDRPPPPPCTPTAGVTYTLEAVITAIVEPRLADDSFWVVPVGQFFTPYRLLPGNGPVVPMFVPEETLLEGFGAVFPAYGAATAWHTYARPESLSRLTFDRARDDLSALYYDLEPLGGASFSPLGNVLREYGRSQTYQQTPLTILLLEITAVAIFYVILVSLVIVEHLSDEVALLRSRGATVLQIGIITLAEGLIIGAPILLAAPLVAAAGTALLGLTPTFEPVNGGALLPVSVPPVAFAYAAAGVGVSIAALLAPSLLAARTSAVARRREEARPGRPLAQRYYLDVALAAVAALLLWELRERGSVFQPSPTGGVTSDPLLLASPALLVAAAAALLLRLYPIATRLLARLLGREASAPVVLGLWQVARNPGHSARLALLLALAIAVGTFAASYATTASATFEERARFQAGAGLRAVSTGSADLGQDGAAADALLRERTGVPLASAVLRLPAGPAAAGLSGRTFQALGVNPDDAPLLLWFRDDFAARPLRDLMAALGPPEPLRGIQLPPGTTAISVDVRASSTPNQMTLWARVRDAAGYHQLIEFGTIEPGDWRTLSAPIARAYEGQLPEPLILAGLVITEPGNRFNTLELTIQFDNLTATTTAGVATVLDTFDGPNPGWTPFPARLNVPDVFELAAGDSRPGQVGRLRRAPGQSTEIWGLVRTQSYVPLPVIATRSFVDATGLAVGAAGMVAVANVTVPIRVVGEVEAFPTLPSAAGPGIVFNRDQLISWLGLAGSSAPRGFNEAWLEPPGGADVAALEQVLRGEPFSFGLVTNRDRELARLQRNPLISAGGAGILYLSFGAVLLLVAVALLVSLWLVVRRRRTQFAVLRSLGLSRGGVARVLAVEYAFVAVVGVLAGTMLGRQVAARMLSFLDVDEAGRRAEPSYLLRTDWLLVSGSLAAVGLAFLLALVVAVRLIARTSDAQALRTE
- a CDS encoding peptidylprolyl isomerase, whose amino-acid sequence is MAKQWAQPPAMVIDPAKTYRATIETTAGTMTAEFFPAEAPKTVNNFVFLARQGFYDGVIFHRVIPGFVIQGGDPTGTGRGGPGYRFEDEPVTRPYLRGTIAMANAGPNTNGSQFFIMHADYPLPPNYTIFGQLTGGEEVLDAIATAPRGPQDRPVNPVTITRVTIEEA
- a CDS encoding DinB family protein, whose amino-acid sequence is MNMRVQLVIDEFNRHRRQFEHLCRQLTPEELQRTVPGSHWTVKDYIAHLCTIDGLIVPRFAAMVGRQAPLPDTPIPNPFDIDDWNEAAVRSRAERGIEELLAEAATHRERLLRAVAEFTDAHLDQEILYGGDRKALGIPPSRVRFGGLLWGVAIHDPTHTRDILRALPHRAEEPWIQEWLGSVSDALVPQGVREQRV
- a CDS encoding metal-dependent hydrolase family protein; protein product: MAPQPVLLRNVAVFDDVARTFRRGLSVFCREGRIDRILAEPLSDVPAGALVIDGQGRFLVPGLIDCHVHLTSGGDPNELAAIRTEPLAIRAWKAERNAAATVRAGVTTVRDLGAADHLNIHLARAVDAGLLEGPRILAAGYGVTMTGGHGHGFIAVEADGPDDVRKKVREQLRAGAAAIKLFASGGVMTPGVDPRSPSFTLEELRAGVEEAHKAFRVVGAHAQATDGIKNAILAGVDSIEHGVWLDEEAVAMMVERGTYLVATLTAPWQIAHRGVEAGVPAYMVEKGWQVLESHEQSFRAAVRAGVRIAMGTDQGTPFNRPGENAQELLRMARLGLSNAAALLSATAWAADLLRLADRTGRIREGLDADLLLLDRDPLVDLAALAEPDAIRVILARGTIIRAALPLTTPEPEAP
- a CDS encoding enoyl-CoA hydratase/isomerase family protein → MPQISVERSGNVATITITNPPHGFMDAATVAELDAATAELDADPAVRAIVITGGVPGVFIRHYSVRELETLARQLRERGVAVDPARPVPPRDIDRVFGWLEATSRPVIAAINGFAMGGGFELALSCDLRIAEEGQYEVGLPEVRLGILPGAGGTQKLPALVGTARALEMTLRGRTVGPAEAHRLGLVHELVPAGRALERAHQLAAEIAALPARAVAHIKRLVRTAGAVPRDEGLALERTLFLDLLLSDEALERMTRMNADDRDIRDV
- a CDS encoding A/G-specific adenine glycosylase, with protein sequence MTATSATSDAQAAREALAAWYAANGRHDLPWRQIRDPYAVLVSEVMLQQTQVERVLPYYHAWLERWPTFDALAAAAPADVITAWRGLGYNRRALALRAAARAVVESHAGAFPWEPRELLALPGVGPYTAAALRAFVRDEPVAVLDTNIARVVARFVLGAPSQREIPAHRLRAAAEALLPRTGVRDHNLALMDLGALVCTARNPDCGGCPLALACAWRASGCPPPEASARRPAVRFETTARFARGRLVDRLRSGPADEAELAAILPEPHRPRLAEYLAALEAEGLVAATGGGLWALPV
- the ahcY gene encoding adenosylhomocysteinase, which gives rise to MPCDIANPRLAPEGVRRIEWAAREMPVLRLIRERFQREKPLRGIRMTACLHVTTETANLAITLRDGGADLRLCASNPLSTQDDVAAALVEEYGIPVFAICGEDNATYYRHIHQALEHGPQLTMDDGADVVATLHKERRDLLAGVVGGTEETTTGVIRLRAMAAAGALGYPILAVNEADTKHLFDNRYGTGQSTVDGIIRATNILLAGKVFVVAGYGWCGRGVASRARGMGAQVIVTEVDPVKALEAVMDGYRVMPMAEAAKVGDIFVTLTGDINVIDRQHLEAMKDGAILANSGHFDSEINLKALQAMSEGKRQVRPSVDEYRLQDGRKLYLLGEGRLVNLAAAEGHPAAVMDMSFANQALGAEWIAQNAQKLEKKVYEIPHEVDEEIARLKLHAMGVQIDYLTEEQQRYLSSWQEGT